One genomic region from Erythrobacter mangrovi encodes:
- a CDS encoding P-II family nitrogen regulator has product MKKIEAIIKPFKLDEVKEALHEIGVSGITVTEAKGFGRQKGHTELYRGAEYVVDFLPKVKLEVVVTDDIAERTVEAIAAAAQTGRIGDGKIFVSTIEGALRIRTGERDDDAI; this is encoded by the coding sequence GTGAAAAAGATCGAAGCGATCATCAAGCCGTTCAAGCTCGACGAGGTGAAGGAGGCGCTGCATGAAATCGGCGTGTCCGGCATCACCGTGACCGAAGCCAAGGGCTTCGGTCGCCAGAAGGGCCATACCGAACTCTATCGCGGCGCCGAATACGTCGTCGATTTCCTCCCCAAGGTGAAGCTCGAGGTGGTCGTTACCGACGACATCGCCGAGCGCACCGTGGAAGCTATCGCCGCAGCCGCCCAGACGGGCCGCATCGGCGACGGAAAAATCTTCGTCTCCACGATTGAAGGTGCCCTGCGCATCCGCACCGGCGAACGCGACGACGACGCTATCTGA
- a CDS encoding leucyl aminopeptidase family protein — MADTVPLIQPDKGQQATAIHLVNREAFPKWVKQLSSGQRAALVGQKFDGSAYQVGIVPDGDSWFAVGGVANPAALSSWCMAKLAEALPEGTYRRVEGEPGPAMHGWQTGQYVFDRYKKPERPVGARVLLTKEAGRIEAAIAEAEAVRLVRDLVNTPAEDMGPEALEAECEALAKKHSAKLAVTKGDALERDFPMVHAVGRAAARHHAPRLMHLTWGKASDPVLAIVGKGVCFDSGGLDIKPASGMLLMKKDMGGAAHAIALAGLVMGAGLKVRLHLFVPAVENAIAGNAFRPGDILKTRKGLTVEIGNTDAEGRLILGDALQRASEEKPELVVDFATLTGAARVALGPDYPALMTRRDETAQALIDAGKACDDEPWRLPLPDSYREWLSSDVADLNNSATNGFAGASVAGLFLDRFVGEGIDWAHFDTFAWRPTAKPGRPKGGDAYGLRATWHMLRNRFGGA; from the coding sequence ATGGCCGACACCGTGCCGCTTATCCAGCCCGACAAGGGCCAGCAGGCAACCGCCATCCACCTCGTCAACCGCGAGGCTTTTCCCAAATGGGTCAAGCAGTTGTCGTCCGGACAGCGCGCTGCACTGGTGGGGCAGAAATTCGACGGTAGTGCCTACCAGGTCGGGATCGTCCCCGATGGCGACAGCTGGTTCGCGGTCGGCGGCGTCGCCAACCCGGCGGCGCTATCGAGCTGGTGCATGGCCAAGCTTGCGGAGGCCCTGCCTGAAGGAACCTATCGCAGGGTCGAAGGCGAGCCGGGTCCGGCCATGCATGGCTGGCAGACCGGGCAATATGTGTTCGATCGCTACAAGAAGCCCGAAAGGCCGGTGGGCGCGCGCGTCCTGCTGACCAAGGAAGCCGGGCGTATCGAAGCGGCCATCGCCGAAGCGGAGGCGGTGCGCTTGGTGCGCGACCTGGTCAACACACCGGCCGAAGACATGGGGCCCGAAGCGCTCGAGGCGGAGTGCGAAGCCCTGGCCAAGAAACATTCGGCCAAGCTTGCGGTCACCAAGGGCGACGCTCTTGAACGGGATTTTCCCATGGTCCACGCCGTAGGGCGCGCCGCCGCGCGCCACCACGCGCCGCGCCTGATGCACCTCACCTGGGGCAAGGCAAGCGATCCTGTCCTCGCCATTGTCGGCAAAGGGGTGTGCTTCGATTCCGGTGGCCTCGATATCAAGCCGGCCAGCGGCATGCTGCTGATGAAGAAGGACATGGGCGGCGCGGCCCACGCGATCGCCCTAGCCGGGCTGGTCATGGGCGCAGGGCTGAAGGTCCGCCTGCACCTGTTCGTTCCAGCGGTCGAAAACGCCATCGCCGGCAATGCTTTCCGCCCCGGCGATATCCTCAAGACGCGCAAGGGCCTCACCGTCGAGATCGGCAATACCGACGCCGAGGGGCGCCTGATCCTCGGCGATGCGCTCCAACGGGCGAGCGAAGAGAAGCCCGAACTGGTCGTCGACTTCGCCACGCTGACCGGAGCGGCCCGTGTCGCCCTGGGGCCCGACTATCCGGCGCTGATGACCCGGCGCGACGAAACCGCGCAGGCGCTGATCGATGCGGGCAAGGCCTGCGATGATGAGCCCTGGCGCCTGCCCCTGCCGGACTCCTATCGCGAGTGGCTTTCCTCCGACGTCGCCGATCTCAACAATTCCGCGACCAACGGCTTTGCTGGGGCCAGCGTCGCCGGCCTGTTCCTCGACCGTTTCGTCGGCGAGGGCATCGACTGGGCTCATTTCGATACTTTCGCCTGGCGTCCCACGGCCAAACCCGGCAGACCCAAGGGTGGCGATGCCTATGGCCTGCGCGCCACATGGCACATGCTGCGCAACCGTTTCGGTGGAGCGTAA
- a CDS encoding APC family permease yields the protein MSDKGHLLRVLGIVFGLAAVVGSVVGQGILRAPGVVAQASESPWILVALWVLGGILAAFAALPFAELGAALPSAGGVVAFAGRAFGPKARLATAFTMLLMLISALAGVAIVAGEFLVRLGVGGGRFGPGALATFMLVLFFIVNAPGTRMSGTVQILFSATKGVVLMALAAALFSQPGVAQPATPIDLAPQGWLGFATAMLVIVGAYNGWGDVVVYGEEIENPGKQVPRAIFGGILGVTLLYVAVNLALLHRLTPAEMAVSEFAAADAAGTVFGGTGDLIFTLFGLLSISAICSLMMMTISRITYDSAREGILPSYFATVTPRGTPLRAMSLVVVGSAAFLWSGTYLALSSTSTSLSQAIFVLVALCAMRLRITEPGLGRPFKVPYFWPLMSLLLLLDAVTLAVFVAQDPYYALLGFGLVAVLSGGYWLLARLGGAKQAKDLT from the coding sequence ATGTCGGACAAGGGGCACCTGCTAAGGGTGCTGGGGATCGTCTTCGGTCTCGCCGCCGTAGTCGGCAGTGTCGTCGGGCAAGGCATCTTGCGCGCACCCGGCGTGGTGGCGCAGGCCAGCGAAAGCCCATGGATACTGGTCGCGCTATGGGTGCTTGGCGGCATTCTCGCTGCATTCGCTGCATTGCCCTTCGCCGAACTGGGCGCGGCCTTGCCGAGCGCGGGCGGTGTTGTCGCTTTTGCCGGTCGAGCTTTCGGTCCCAAGGCGCGCCTCGCGACCGCTTTCACCATGCTGCTGATGCTGATTTCAGCGCTTGCGGGCGTTGCCATCGTGGCTGGCGAGTTCCTCGTCCGGCTCGGCGTGGGAGGGGGGCGCTTCGGCCCCGGCGCGCTGGCCACCTTCATGCTGGTATTGTTCTTCATCGTGAACGCGCCGGGCACGCGCATGTCGGGGACGGTGCAGATCCTCTTTTCCGCGACCAAGGGGGTGGTGCTGATGGCCCTTGCGGCGGCGCTGTTCTCGCAGCCGGGCGTTGCACAGCCCGCGACACCGATCGACCTGGCGCCGCAAGGCTGGCTGGGCTTCGCCACCGCCATGCTGGTGATCGTGGGCGCCTATAACGGTTGGGGCGACGTAGTAGTCTATGGCGAGGAAATCGAGAATCCCGGCAAACAAGTCCCCCGCGCCATATTCGGGGGCATCCTCGGTGTTACCTTGCTCTATGTCGCGGTGAACCTAGCCTTGCTTCATCGCCTCACCCCAGCCGAGATGGCCGTGTCCGAATTTGCTGCCGCGGATGCGGCAGGCACCGTGTTCGGTGGGACCGGCGATCTCATCTTCACGCTTTTCGGACTGCTTTCGATCAGTGCGATCTGCAGCCTGATGATGATGACCATCAGCCGGATCACCTACGATTCGGCACGCGAGGGCATCCTTCCCTCCTACTTTGCCACCGTGACGCCGCGCGGAACTCCGCTGCGGGCGATGTCGCTGGTGGTCGTCGGTTCGGCGGCCTTCCTGTGGTCAGGGACCTATCTGGCGCTGTCGTCGACCAGCACTTCGCTGTCGCAGGCGATCTTCGTGCTGGTCGCGTTGTGCGCCATGCGGCTGCGCATTACGGAACCCGGGCTTGGACGCCCCTTCAAGGTACCCTACTTCTGGCCGCTGATGAGCCTGCTATTGCTACTCGATGCGGTCACCCTGGCGGTATTCGTGGCGCAGGATCCCTACTACGCATTGCTGGGATTCGGGCTGGTCGCTGTGCTCTCGGGCGGCTACTGGCTGCTCGCCCGCCTTGGAGGCGCAAAACAAGCGAAGGACCTGACGTGA
- the glnA gene encoding type I glutamate--ammonia ligase: MSSAKKVLKQIEEEGIEWVDLRFTDPKGKWQHLTMVAKILDEDQLEDGLMFDGSSIAGWKVINESDMILKPDLERVYIDPFSAEPMMILFCDIVEPSTGEWYARDPRTTAKRAEAYLKSTGIGDTVYVGPEAEFFMFDDVRFEDGYAGSGYAIDDIELPTNTGKEYESGNLAHRPRAKGGYFPVAPVDSAVDIRGEMVSTMIEMGLNCDKHHHEVAAAQHELGLTFGTLVETADNMQIYKYVVHQVAHAYGKTATFMPKPIKDDNGSGMHTHMSIWDSGKPTFAGNGYAGLSETCLYYIGGVIKHAKALNAFTNPTTNSYKRLVPGFEAPVLLAYSARNRSASCRIPYGTGDKAKRVEFRFPDAMANPYLAYAALLMAGLDGIQNKIHPGEAMDKNLYDLPPAELAEVPTVCGSLREALESLEADHEFLLKGDVFTRDQIEAYMELKWEDVVRVETTPCPAEFDMYYSA, from the coding sequence ATGTCCAGTGCAAAGAAGGTCCTCAAGCAGATCGAAGAAGAAGGCATCGAATGGGTCGACCTGCGCTTCACCGATCCCAAGGGCAAGTGGCAGCACCTGACCATGGTCGCGAAGATCCTCGACGAAGACCAGCTTGAAGACGGCCTGATGTTCGACGGTTCGTCGATCGCTGGCTGGAAGGTGATCAACGAAAGCGACATGATCCTAAAGCCCGACCTCGAGCGGGTCTACATCGATCCCTTCAGCGCTGAACCGATGATGATCCTGTTCTGCGACATCGTCGAGCCTTCGACCGGCGAATGGTATGCCCGCGACCCGCGCACCACCGCCAAGCGCGCCGAAGCCTACCTCAAGTCGACCGGCATTGGCGACACCGTCTACGTCGGCCCGGAAGCCGAATTCTTCATGTTCGACGATGTCCGCTTCGAAGACGGCTATGCCGGCTCGGGCTATGCCATCGACGACATCGAGCTGCCGACCAACACCGGCAAGGAATATGAGAGCGGCAACCTTGCCCACCGCCCGCGCGCCAAGGGCGGCTACTTCCCTGTCGCTCCGGTCGACAGCGCCGTCGACATCCGTGGCGAGATGGTTTCGACCATGATCGAAATGGGCCTCAACTGCGACAAGCACCACCACGAGGTGGCCGCAGCGCAGCACGAGCTGGGTCTGACCTTCGGCACGCTGGTCGAAACCGCCGACAACATGCAGATCTACAAGTATGTCGTGCACCAGGTTGCCCATGCCTATGGCAAGACCGCAACCTTCATGCCCAAGCCGATCAAGGACGATAACGGTAGCGGCATGCACACCCACATGTCGATCTGGGACAGTGGCAAGCCGACCTTCGCCGGCAACGGTTATGCCGGTCTGTCGGAAACCTGCCTCTATTACATCGGCGGCGTGATCAAGCACGCCAAGGCGCTCAACGCCTTCACCAACCCGACCACCAACAGCTACAAGCGCCTGGTGCCGGGCTTCGAAGCGCCCGTACTGCTCGCCTATTCGGCGCGCAACCGCTCAGCTTCGTGCCGTATCCCCTACGGTACCGGCGACAAGGCAAAGCGCGTCGAGTTCCGTTTCCCGGACGCGATGGCCAACCCCTACCTCGCCTATGCCGCGCTGCTGATGGCTGGCCTCGACGGGATCCAGAACAAGATCCACCCGGGCGAAGCGATGGACAAGAACCTCTACGACCTGCCGCCGGCAGAGCTGGCCGAGGTCCCGACCGTGTGCGGTTCGCTGCGCGAAGCGCTGGAATCGCTCGAAGCTGACCACGAGTTCCTGCTCAAGGGCGACGTGTTCACCAGGGACCAGATCGAAGCCTACATGGAACTCAAGTGGGAAGACGTCGTACGCGTCGAAACCACGCCGTGCCCGGCCGAATTCGACATGTACTACAGCGCGTAA
- a CDS encoding heme exporter protein CcmB, translating into MITTLLRRDLGLLLPGGRGGGGVLPLLFFLAVAMLYPFAVGPDAQLLARTGGGVIWVAALLAAILPLEKLVAGDLEAGIFDQLALRGVSEELAMAVRLLAHWLAFAPLLLLATIPAAALLGLGEETVRTVLLGLLAGTPGLAAVGLAVAALTASLRGGAALAGLMVIPLAVPILIFGAGALSPTGEGGIALTGAISLVLVALAPLAAGAAIRAARET; encoded by the coding sequence ATGATAACGACATTGCTGCGCCGCGACCTCGGATTGCTGCTCCCCGGCGGACGGGGCGGTGGAGGGGTGTTGCCGCTACTGTTCTTCCTCGCTGTGGCCATGCTCTACCCCTTCGCGGTCGGGCCGGACGCGCAACTATTGGCGCGAACCGGCGGTGGCGTGATCTGGGTCGCGGCATTGCTGGCGGCGATCCTACCGCTCGAGAAGCTCGTCGCGGGCGATCTCGAGGCAGGCATTTTCGACCAGCTCGCGCTGCGCGGAGTGAGCGAAGAACTGGCGATGGCGGTGCGGCTGCTGGCCCACTGGCTGGCCTTCGCACCCCTGCTCCTACTCGCGACGATCCCGGCCGCGGCGCTGCTTGGCCTGGGCGAGGAAACGGTGCGGACTGTTCTGCTTGGCCTGCTTGCGGGAACGCCGGGCCTGGCCGCCGTTGGCCTCGCCGTCGCGGCTCTCACGGCGAGCCTGCGAGGCGGCGCAGCGCTGGCAGGACTGATGGTCATCCCGCTGGCAGTGCCGATCTTGATCTTCGGCGCGGGCGCTCTCTCACCGACAGGCGAAGGGGGAATCGCCTTGACCGGCGCAATCAGCCTGGTGCTGGTCGCCCTCGCACCGCTCGCGGCAGGCGCCGCCATCCGGGCGGCACGGGAAACCTAG
- a CDS encoding aminotransferase class V-fold PLP-dependent enzyme, with product MDIDRRTLLGATALPFMPGVLSTAASAGDWASIAGEYAVTRDVIQLEHGNWGMMPQPVLQAYRAMIERVNRDTSYYARRGMAGDLEAVRAQVADAMEVAIEEIVLTRNATEALKALILQYNHLQSGDAVLYADLDYDSMQASMDALAATRGVRVSKIALPEPATHQNLLDAYQTAFDADPGIRMVLLTHVSHRTGLVLPVAEIATMARQRGIDAIVDAAHSVGQLDFRLPDLKADFIGMNLHKWIGAPLGVGALYIRKERIEAIDPDPAESPTRTDIVARVHTGTVDYAAQLTVPAALAFQAAIGGPRREARLKQLRDHWVRPLRDTPQIQILTPDDPGLYGAITSFRLRGRATHDENVALARTLLERHRIFTVHRDGLASGSCVRVTPALATHESELDRLVEAIRELAS from the coding sequence ATGGATATCGATCGCAGAACATTGCTGGGCGCGACGGCCCTGCCGTTCATGCCGGGCGTGCTCTCCACCGCGGCTTCCGCGGGGGACTGGGCCAGCATTGCGGGCGAATACGCCGTGACTCGCGATGTCATCCAGCTCGAGCACGGCAATTGGGGCATGATGCCGCAGCCGGTGCTGCAAGCCTACCGTGCGATGATCGAGCGGGTGAACCGCGATACCAGCTATTACGCCCGCCGCGGCATGGCCGGCGACCTCGAGGCCGTTCGCGCGCAAGTGGCGGATGCGATGGAGGTTGCAATCGAAGAGATCGTACTCACACGCAATGCGACCGAAGCGTTGAAAGCGTTGATCCTGCAGTACAACCACCTGCAATCAGGCGATGCCGTGCTCTATGCCGATCTCGACTATGACAGCATGCAGGCGAGCATGGATGCGCTTGCAGCCACGCGGGGCGTTCGCGTCAGCAAGATCGCGCTGCCCGAACCCGCTACGCACCAGAATCTTCTCGATGCCTACCAGACGGCCTTTGACGCCGACCCCGGCATCAGGATGGTGCTGCTGACCCATGTCAGCCACCGCACGGGATTGGTCCTGCCGGTGGCGGAGATCGCAACGATGGCGCGCCAACGCGGAATCGATGCCATCGTCGATGCGGCGCATAGTGTGGGGCAGCTGGATTTTCGCCTGCCCGACTTGAAGGCCGATTTCATCGGCATGAACCTGCATAAATGGATCGGCGCACCGTTGGGCGTGGGGGCGCTGTATATTCGCAAAGAACGGATCGAAGCGATCGACCCGGACCCGGCAGAAAGCCCGACGCGCACCGATATCGTCGCACGCGTTCATACGGGCACGGTCGATTATGCCGCGCAGCTCACGGTTCCTGCAGCACTCGCATTCCAGGCTGCCATTGGCGGGCCACGCCGCGAAGCACGGCTCAAGCAGTTGCGAGACCACTGGGTCCGCCCGCTGCGCGATACGCCGCAAATCCAGATCCTCACACCCGACGACCCGGGGCTGTATGGCGCAATCACGTCGTTCCGGCTGCGAGGGCGGGCGACGCATGACGAGAACGTGGCGCTCGCTCGCACTTTGCTTGAACGGCACCGGATCTTTACCGTCCACCGCGATGGCCTGGCTTCGGGTTCCTGCGTGCGGGTCACTCCGGCATTGGCAACGCACGAAAGCGAGCTGGACCGGCTGGTCGAGGCAATCCGCGAGCTAGCCAGCTAG
- a CDS encoding DUF3298 and DUF4163 domain-containing protein, which translates to MRMSLFLISLLLSSAACSDPQEYGEKAGVDPANAAQPKDAGSTGPQPKAEAFAFEQKLEEKGGGALEFAFAWPAQVSAEPELAAQLDKRRGDLFDETKADWQSSVSECPAEAASCRNYSFASEYQVVADLPRFLSLSIEFYTYTGGAHGMYGRSAQVWDRETGQLFDPLAMFASQAALHKAVGAKACAALDRMRVERRGEPIDDPAGEWPDNCPGMDETTLFVGSSNGKTFDRLGLYYGPYVAGPYAEGEYEVTLPVDAAVIAAVKPEYASVFSVKR; encoded by the coding sequence ATGCGAATGTCCCTGTTCCTGATTTCGCTGCTCCTGTCGAGTGCGGCCTGTTCCGATCCGCAGGAGTATGGCGAGAAGGCCGGCGTTGACCCCGCCAATGCTGCGCAACCCAAAGATGCGGGTTCGACTGGCCCCCAGCCAAAAGCCGAAGCCTTCGCATTCGAACAGAAGCTCGAGGAAAAGGGGGGCGGGGCTCTGGAGTTCGCATTCGCATGGCCCGCCCAGGTTAGCGCGGAACCGGAACTGGCTGCGCAACTCGACAAGCGGCGCGGGGACCTGTTCGACGAGACAAAGGCCGATTGGCAGTCGTCGGTATCGGAATGCCCGGCGGAAGCCGCCTCCTGCCGCAACTACTCCTTCGCCAGTGAGTACCAGGTCGTCGCGGACCTCCCGCGCTTCCTCAGCCTGTCGATCGAGTTCTATACCTACACCGGCGGTGCGCACGGCATGTACGGCAGGAGCGCGCAAGTGTGGGATCGCGAAACCGGGCAGCTGTTCGATCCGCTGGCGATGTTCGCCTCGCAGGCTGCGCTGCACAAGGCGGTCGGGGCAAAGGCTTGCGCTGCGCTCGATCGAATGCGTGTGGAACGGCGCGGTGAACCGATCGACGATCCGGCGGGGGAGTGGCCCGATAACTGCCCCGGTATGGACGAAACGACGCTGTTCGTCGGCTCCTCCAACGGCAAGACCTTCGACCGGCTTGGATTGTACTATGGACCCTATGTCGCCGGCCCATATGCGGAGGGCGAGTATGAGGTCACCCTGCCGGTAGATGCGGCGGTGATTGCCGCGGTAAAGCCCGAATATGCGAGCGTATTCAGCGTGAAGCGCTGA
- the argC gene encoding N-acetyl-gamma-glutamyl-phosphate reductase — MAHKVFIDGAAGTTGLEIAERLSGRSEFSLITLDDAQRKDAGARRDALNEADVAILCLPDEAAIEAVSLIDPTAGTRMIDASSAHRTASGWCYGFPELVGRERVANALRVSNPGCYPTGFLALVAPLVRAGLLPADWPYTVHAVSGYSGGGKALIERFEAAGAPAFRAYGLQMGHKHVPEMQAHAGLVHEPVFSPSVIDTFRGMVVEIPLPLAAMPGVATPDAMRDALAAFYAGSPIVRVHQGAAPAELLLPHDAVPHDDLELWVFGNAQGTQARLLARLDNLGKGASGAAVQSLNLLCGLPETAGLRLTSA, encoded by the coding sequence ATGGCGCATAAGGTCTTCATCGACGGTGCCGCAGGCACCACCGGACTGGAAATCGCCGAACGGCTTTCCGGTCGCAGCGAGTTTTCCCTCATCACGCTCGACGACGCGCAGCGCAAGGATGCGGGGGCCCGTCGCGATGCACTGAACGAGGCCGACGTCGCAATCCTGTGCCTGCCCGACGAGGCGGCAATCGAAGCTGTGTCGCTGATCGACCCGACCGCGGGAACGCGGATGATCGATGCATCCTCCGCTCACCGCACGGCCAGTGGCTGGTGCTACGGCTTTCCCGAACTGGTCGGGCGCGAACGCGTCGCCAACGCGCTGCGGGTGAGCAATCCGGGATGCTACCCGACCGGTTTCCTTGCACTGGTCGCACCCTTGGTGCGTGCGGGCCTGCTCCCCGCCGACTGGCCCTATACCGTCCACGCCGTCAGCGGCTATTCGGGCGGCGGCAAGGCCTTGATCGAACGGTTCGAGGCCGCAGGGGCTCCTGCCTTCCGCGCCTATGGGCTGCAAATGGGCCACAAGCACGTGCCGGAGATGCAGGCTCATGCGGGCCTGGTGCATGAGCCGGTGTTCTCACCTTCGGTGATCGATACCTTCCGCGGCATGGTGGTTGAAATTCCACTGCCGTTGGCTGCCATGCCGGGCGTTGCGACGCCGGATGCTATGCGTGATGCGCTGGCCGCATTCTACGCCGGATCGCCGATCGTTCGCGTGCATCAGGGTGCCGCTCCGGCCGAGCTGCTGCTACCCCACGACGCTGTGCCGCATGACGATCTCGAACTGTGGGTGTTCGGCAATGCGCAAGGCACCCAGGCACGCCTGCTTGCGCGGCTCGACAACCTCGGCAAGGGCGCGAGCGGCGCTGCCGTCCAGAGCCTCAACCTGCTCTGCGGCCTGCCTGAAACTGCCGGCCTGCGCCTCACGTCTGCCTAA
- the ccmA gene encoding heme ABC exporter ATP-binding protein CcmA — translation MTARLTAKDLACRRGERLLFRGLSLDCMPGDALHVAGANGIGKSSLIRILAGLLRPFAGEIEREGAIGLVDERLALDEALPLGKALAFWESLDGCRDPGRALELLQLRELMDVPVRYLSTGQRKRAALARLLNRGCPVWLLDEPLNGLDRQAQAAFEALVAQHCQGGGIAVVASHQDFALPSPLRIDLAEYAA, via the coding sequence ATGACCGCCCGCCTGACCGCGAAAGATCTTGCCTGCCGCCGCGGCGAGCGGCTGCTGTTTCGCGGGCTGTCGCTCGATTGCATGCCGGGTGACGCCTTGCACGTCGCGGGCGCGAACGGGATCGGGAAATCGAGCCTGATCCGCATCCTTGCAGGACTGCTGCGCCCCTTCGCTGGCGAGATCGAGCGTGAAGGGGCGATCGGTCTGGTCGACGAGCGATTGGCGCTCGACGAGGCGCTGCCGCTGGGCAAGGCGCTGGCGTTCTGGGAAAGCCTCGACGGATGTCGCGATCCCGGTCGGGCGCTCGAACTGCTGCAATTGCGCGAGTTGATGGACGTCCCCGTTCGCTATCTCTCGACCGGGCAGAGGAAGCGTGCGGCGCTTGCCCGACTCCTCAACCGTGGCTGCCCGGTGTGGTTGCTCGACGAGCCGTTGAACGGCCTCGACCGACAGGCACAGGCGGCGTTCGAGGCTTTGGTTGCGCAGCATTGCCAGGGCGGCGGGATCGCAGTGGTCGCCTCGCACCAGGACTTTGCGCTTCCCTCGCCGCTGCGGATCGACCTTGCGGAGTATGCGGCATGA
- a CDS encoding 4a-hydroxytetrahydrobiopterin dehydratase encodes MSVEKLTSEERDSWLAALPQWALARDGDAIARTFTFADFSEAFGFMTRVAILAEKRDHHPEWFNVYNRVEITLTTHDAGGLSLRDVKMARKIDALA; translated from the coding sequence GTGAGTGTCGAGAAACTGACGAGTGAGGAACGTGACAGCTGGCTTGCCGCGCTGCCCCAGTGGGCGCTGGCGCGCGATGGCGATGCAATCGCTCGAACCTTTACCTTCGCGGATTTCTCCGAAGCGTTCGGCTTCATGACCCGGGTCGCGATCCTCGCCGAGAAACGCGACCACCATCCCGAATGGTTCAACGTCTACAACCGTGTCGAGATCACGCTGACCACCCATGACGCAGGCGGCCTCAGCCTGCGCGACGTGAAAATGGCGCGAAAGATCGACGCGCTGGCCTGA
- the map gene encoding type I methionyl aminopeptidase — MTEYQVIDSDQTVYRDGTIKLHGPEGFDGMRKAGRLAAEILDELTTFVKPGVTTGQIDDLVRQMTFDGGAVPATLGYRGYTHSCCTSINHVICHGIPGDKALKDGDIVNIDVTPLLDGWHGDTSRMYFVGDVPLKARKLVDVTYECLMLGIEAASKPGARLGDIGAVIEAYARQHRYGVVQEFCGHGLGRLFHDAPEVVHAARAGTGPELKPGMFFTIEPMINLGRPHAKILGDGWTAVTRDKSLSAQFEHSIGITESGVEIFTESPKGLHKPPY; from the coding sequence ATGACCGAATATCAGGTGATCGACAGCGACCAGACCGTCTACCGCGACGGGACCATCAAGCTCCACGGACCCGAAGGGTTCGATGGGATGCGCAAGGCCGGCAGGCTGGCGGCCGAGATCCTCGACGAACTGACCACCTTCGTGAAGCCTGGTGTGACCACCGGGCAGATCGACGATCTCGTGCGGCAGATGACTTTCGATGGTGGCGCCGTTCCCGCAACGCTGGGCTATCGTGGATACACGCATAGCTGCTGCACTTCGATCAACCATGTGATCTGTCACGGTATTCCGGGCGACAAGGCTCTCAAGGACGGGGACATCGTCAACATCGACGTGACCCCGCTGCTCGATGGTTGGCACGGCGATACCAGCCGTATGTACTTCGTCGGCGACGTTCCGCTCAAGGCACGAAAGCTGGTCGACGTGACCTACGAATGCCTGATGCTCGGGATCGAGGCGGCATCGAAGCCCGGTGCCAGACTGGGCGACATCGGAGCGGTGATTGAGGCGTATGCGCGCCAGCATCGTTATGGCGTGGTGCAGGAATTCTGCGGCCATGGGTTGGGACGCCTGTTCCACGACGCCCCCGAAGTGGTCCACGCTGCCCGCGCAGGGACGGGCCCGGAACTCAAGCCGGGGATGTTCTTCACCATCGAACCGATGATCAACCTCGGCCGTCCGCACGCCAAGATTCTCGGCGACGGCTGGACCGCAGTTACGCGCGACAAGTCGCTGAGCGCCCAGTTCGAGCACTCGATCGGGATCACCGAGAGCGGCGTAGAAATCTTCACCGAAAGCCCCAAGGGGCTGCACAAGCCGCCTTACTAG
- a CDS encoding SDR family oxidoreductase has protein sequence MSTRKSIFITGGGSGIGRAIAKYFGDRGYFVGLGDIDQKGMDETLALIGNGFTFSVKFDVRDRAAWDEALDAFATAAGGQINVLANNAGIPIGGSLIENSIDEIERCLDINLKGVLFGAQAVYPYLKAAAPDSCLLNTASAAGIYGTPGASVYTATKFGVRGITESLDGEWAEDNIKVRSLMPSFIDTPLLDHTPNAQSNQGIRERVTEAGLEITPVEEVAKAAWEAVHGDRLHTTVGKTAKQLAFASRWMPGRLRKQTRASARPLGK, from the coding sequence ATGAGCACGCGTAAATCCATCTTCATCACCGGCGGCGGTTCGGGCATTGGTCGCGCCATCGCGAAATATTTCGGTGATCGCGGCTACTTCGTGGGCCTTGGTGATATCGACCAGAAGGGGATGGATGAGACCCTCGCCCTGATCGGCAATGGCTTCACCTTCTCCGTCAAGTTCGATGTCCGTGACCGGGCGGCCTGGGACGAAGCACTTGATGCCTTCGCCACTGCCGCCGGCGGGCAGATCAACGTCCTTGCCAACAATGCCGGTATCCCAATCGGCGGTTCGTTGATCGAGAATTCGATCGACGAGATCGAGCGCTGCCTCGATATCAATCTCAAGGGCGTGCTGTTCGGGGCGCAGGCTGTCTATCCCTACCTCAAGGCTGCGGCGCCCGATTCCTGCCTGCTCAACACCGCCAGCGCCGCGGGAATTTACGGCACTCCGGGCGCCAGCGTATATACAGCGACCAAGTTCGGTGTGCGCGGGATCACCGAAAGCCTCGACGGCGAATGGGCAGAAGACAATATCAAGGTCCGCTCGCTGATGCCGAGCTTCATCGATACGCCTCTGCTCGACCACACACCCAACGCCCAGTCCAACCAGGGCATTCGCGAACGCGTGACCGAGGCAGGGCTGGAAATCACCCCGGTCGAGGAAGTGGCGAAAGCTGCGTGGGAAGCGGTCCATGGCGATCGCCTGCACACCACCGTGGGCAAGACTGCAAAGCAACTGGCCTTTGCCTCGCGCTGGATGCCCGGCCGGTTGCGCAAGCAGACCCGCGCGTCCGCGCGACCGCTCGGGAAGTAG